In Podospora pseudopauciseta strain CBS 411.78 chromosome 3, whole genome shotgun sequence, one genomic interval encodes:
- a CDS encoding hypothetical protein (COG:S; EggNog:ENOG503PPWX), with amino-acid sequence MARGNQRDKAREAAQKKAAAQKKGHNMSGSELAKAKEIAAQKMREKQAAADAKKAAEAAAGKK; translated from the exons ATGGCCCGCGGCAACCAGCGCGACAAGGCCCGCGAGGCCGCTCAGAAGAAGGCGGCTGCCCAGAAGAAGGGCCACAACATGTCCGGCAGCGAGCTGGCAAAAGCCAAGGAGATCGCGGCTCAGAAGATGCGCGAGAAGCAGGCTGCCG CCGACGCAAAGAAGgccgccgaagccgccgccgGAAAGAAATAA
- a CDS encoding hypothetical protein (EggNog:ENOG503P1S9) → MGKTHNNNHHHPPNNNKMLSLATSPKLRGSGHLILHALRAMTLVALVVIMASCWAMIVLSGITGHFQFFDVISHFFVFAISIVLFISEIGLFKPWFKNNFPILGPDHSLGWLGLALMITGCGIMADLVKPAYSIDNLGLPIWRLVLSSGILAITFGVFNMIASVVFRDGENGITARNIRSDGSLAVPTNQNSKEYYDSGYQSSVRSNSIRQHQQHYPEDDDNITPQQSQPFYKRMTNHFSVPIPPKFNFRKSRGNLQISKPMPIHDDNDDVERGTGYGNLNRSNSNSRASPVIPDIQRPPTALHPAYTGGSHYSTAHMDRF, encoded by the exons ATGGGA AAAACCCACAATaacaatcaccaccatccccccaacaacaacaaaatgctctccctcgccacctcccccaaactccGCGGCTCAGGCCACCTAATCCTCCACGCCCTCCGCGCAATGACCCTCGTCGCCCTGGTCGTGATCATGGCCTCATGCTGGGCAATGATCGTCCTGTCCGGCATAACCGGCCACTTTCAATTCTTCGACGTAATCTCCcacttcttcgtcttcgccATCAGcatcgtcctcttcatctccgAAATCGGCCTCTTCAAGCCCTGGTTCAAGAACAACTTTCCTATCCTCGGGCCCGACCACTCGCTTGGTTGGCTCGGTCTAGCCCTGATGATCACGGGTTGTGGCATCATGGCAGATTTGGTCAAGCCTGCGTACAGCATCGACAACTTGGGCCTGCCAATCTGGAGACTCGTCCTCTCGTCTGGGATTTTGGCCATCACTTTCGGGGTGTTCAACATGATTGCGAGTGTTGTGTTTCGCGACGGGGAGAATGGCATCACGGCGCGGAATATTCGCTCCGACGGCTCTCTCGCCGTGCCCACCAACCAGAACTCCAAAGAATACTACGATTCTGGCTATCAATCCTCTGTCCGGAGCAATTCCATCCGtcaacaccagcaacattaccccgaagacgacgacaacatcaccccTCAACAAAGTCAGCCCTTTTACAAGCGCATGACGAACCACTTTTCTGTTCCCATTCCCCCCAAGTTCAACTTTCGAAAGTCGCGCGGGAACCTGCAGATTAGCAAGCCGATGCCGATTCATGACGATAATGATGATGTGGAAAGGGGGACGGGTTATGGGAATCTGAACAGGAGCAACAGCAATAGTCGGGCTAGCCCGGTGATTCCTGACATTCAGCGTCCGCCGACCGCGCTACATCCTGCTTATACGGGAGGGAGTCATTACTCTACTGCTCATATGGACAGGTTCTAG
- the YHM2 gene encoding Mitochondrial DNA replication protein yhm2 (BUSCO:EOG09263HD8; COG:C; EggNog:ENOG503NTZB) gives MSAAIAPSLPASEPPKLEKKPIKFSNLLLGAGLNLFEVTSLGQPLEVIKTTMAANRGDGFGAALGRIWNRGGVFGFYQGLIPWAWIEASTKGAVLLFVASEAEYYARAAGAGEFGGGIFGGVTGGVAQAYATMGFCTCMKTVEITKHKMASTGQKAPGTWATFMDIYRREGIRGINKGVNAVAIRQMTNWGSRFGLSRLAEQGIRDLTGKKEGEKLSAVEKITASALGGGLSAWNQPIEVIRVEMQSKKEDPNRPKKMTVGNTFKYIYETNGLKGLYRGVTPRIGLGVWQTVCMVAMGDMAKTYVEKLTGEAVTAKH, from the exons ATGTCCGCCGCTATTGCCCCCTCTCTCCCGGCTTCCGAGCCTCCcaagctcgagaagaagcCCATCAAGTTTTCCAACTTGCTCTTGGGCGCCGGTTTGAACCTGTTCGAGgtcacctccctcggccAGCCCCTGGAGGTCATCAAGACCACCATGGCGGCGAACCGAGGTGATGGTTTCGGAGCTGCTCTTGGCCGCATTTGGAACCGTGGTGGTGTTTTCGGCT TTTACCAAGGTCTCATTCCCTGGGCCTGGATCGAAGCCTCCACCAAAGGCGCCGTCCTTCTCTTCGTCGCTTCCGAGGCCGAGTACTATGCCCGCGctgccggcgccggcgagTTCGGCGGTGGCATTTTCGGTGGTGTGACGGGTGGTGTTGCGCAGGCGTACGCTACTATGGGTTTCTGCACCTGCATGAAGACGGTGGAGATCACCAAGCACAAGATGGCTTCCACCGGCCAAAAGGCTCCCGGCACCTGGGCCACCTTCATGGACATCTACCGCCGCGAAGGCATTAGAGGTATCAACAAGGGTGTCAACGCTGTTGCGATTCGCCAGATGACCAACTGGGGTTCTCGCTTCGGTCTGAGCCGTCTCGCTGAGCAGGGCATCAGGGATCTCACCGGCAAGAAGGAGGGTGAGAAGCTGAGCGCTGTGGAGAAGATCACTGCCTCGGcgctgggtggtggtttgtcGGCCTGGAACCAGCCTATCGAGGTTATCCGCGTCGAGATGCAGAGCAAGAAGGAAGATCCCAACCGCCCCAAGAAGATGACGGTCGGGAATACCTTCAAGTATATTTACGAGACGAACGGGCTCAAGGGTCTGTACCGCGGTGTGACGCCCCGTATTGGGTTGGGCGTCTGGCAGACGGTTTGCATGGTCGCCATGGGTGACAT GGCAAAGACGTATGTCGAGAAGCTGACTGGCGAGGCCGTCACCGCTAAGCATTAG